The Oscillospiraceae bacterium nucleotide sequence TCCTATGGCGGTCAGGTGCTCGATAAAAAGACGCCGCTGCTGCGTTCTATGGAAGCACTCAGCAGACAATCGCTGCGAATTTTAAAATTGTTCGGAATGGACGATGTCAAACGCGTCAACGTCACGGTCGGACCGGAACAGGAATATTTTCTGATCGATAAAGAGGTCTGGCGTAAACGCCGGGATCTCGTCTTGACGGGACGCACGCTGTTCGGCGCGAAATCGCCTAAGGGTCAGGAACTGGAAGACCACTATTTCGGGGTAATCAAGCCTCGGGTGATGGCTTTTATGCAGGAGCTCAACCTCGAGCTTTGGAAGCTTGGCATCTACGCCAAGACCGAACATAACGAAGTCGCACCCGCACAGCACGAGCTTGCGCCGGTTTTTTGCGGCGCCAACAATGCCACCGACCACAACCAGCTGACGATGGAATTGATGAAAAAAGTGGCGGATAGGCACGGAATGGCCTGCCTTCTGCAGGAAAAACCGTTCGACGGCATCAACGGCAGCGGCAAGCACGACAACTGGTCGTTGATGACCGGCACCGGCATCAATCTGCTTGACCCGGGCAAGAAGCCGCAGGACAACAAGCGGTTTCTGCTGTTTTTATGCGCCGTGGTTGAGGCGGTCGACAAGCATCAGGACTTGCTGCGCATCTCGGTTGCAAGCGCCGGAAACGACCATCGCTTAGGTGCAAATGAGGCCCCTCCGGCCATCGTTTCAATGTTTTTGGGCGATGAGCTGACGGGTATTCTCGAGGCGATAGAGTGCGGCGGAATCTATGATAAATGCAGACCCGGTGATATGGATACGGGTGTCAATGTGCTGCCCAATCTCAAAAAGGACACCACCGATCGAAACCGTACTTCGCCGTTGGCTTTCACCGGAAATAAATTTGAATTCCGTATGCCGGGCGCACCCCAATCAATTGCAGATCCCAACACGTTTTTAAATACCATCGTCGCCGACGTGTTGGCCGGATATGCCGACCGGTTGGAAAAGGCGGGCGATTTTGAAGCGGAAATCGACAAGTTGTTGAATCAGGCCGTCAGAGAACACAAAAGAATCATCTTTAACGGCAACAGCTATGCCGCCGAATGGGTTGTCGAAGCCGAGAAGCGCGGATTGCTGAACTTGCGTACGGCAGCCGATGCGATTCCCCGTCTTGACGATCAAAAAAACATTGATCTCTTTGCGCGGCATAAAATTTTCACCGAAAGTGAGCTGCATTCCCGCTGTGAGATCATGCTGGACTCGTACTGCAAAGTGCTGGGGATCGAGGCACAGACGATGCTCGAACTGGCAAAGCGGGATATTCTGCCCGCCGTCAACGCTTACACGCGCAAGCTCTCCGAGACCGCAGCGGCAAAGAAGGAGATCGGGATTTTGGCAGGGGAGGACTGCTGCGTTGCACTTTGCAATAAGCTGTCGAAGTTGGCCAATCAAATTTATAAAGCAACGGAGGAGCTTGAAAATGCGATTGCGGATGCACCGAACGGTGACTTGAAGAAGCGCGCCGAATACAGTCGCGACCGGATTATTCCGGCGATGACTACACTGCGTTCCGCAGCCGACGAGGCCGAGACGTTGACCGACCGCGAATTTTGGCCGTTCCCGAGTTACGGGGATGTCCTGTTCAGCGTGTGAATTTCGGCGAAAATCTTCAAAGTTTTCGCCCACCTTTTTTTGAGTCCTCGGCGCATTCCGAAGAATGCGAAATCCCTTCCCTATAAAACGACAGGGGGGATTATTAAGGGGGTCTGTTGCTAACCCCCTTAATAGGGGGGAGAGGCCAGCAGGCCTCGGGGGCTGGGAGCCCCCTGTTCCACCTTTGCCGTATGGCCAAACCCCTGTTAATTAAAGTTCAAGACGGGGGACACTGTCCCCCGAACCCCCGTCAAGGGTGCATTCCTGCCCCTTTGACAATCCCCTCAGGTTTTTAATTAAAAGTATTTCGCGCTCTGCGGAGTGCGGTAAGGGGCGTTGCCCCTTAACCCCACGTCCTTTTGAAAAAGGTCGACGAAAACTTTTAAAGCATAAAAAGAAAGGAAATCGAACATGAATTACCGCGATTTTGACAACTACCTGAAAAATTTCCCCGACAAGGACGGGCGATTCGGCGAATACGGCGGACAATATCTGCCGCCGGAGCTTATCCCCGCATTTAAGGAAATTGACGACGCTTATGAGACCATCTGCCGCAGCGCGCAGTTTATCAACGAACTTCGCCGCATTCGCCGCGAATTTCAAGGCCGCCCGACCCCGGTTTATCATTGTGAGCGGTTATCGCGGAAATTCGGGCACTGCCAGATTTACCTGAAGCGTGAAGATTTGAACCATACCGGCGCACATAAGCTCAATCACTGCATGGGTGAGGGTCTTTTGGCCAAATATATGGGTAAGAAAAAGATTATCGCCGAGACCGGTGCGGGTCAGCACGGCGTCGCACTTGCCACAGCGGCGGCCTATTTCGGCCTTGAATGCGATATCTATATGGGCGAGGTTGATATTAAGAAGCAAGCCCCCAACGTCACCCGCATGAAGATGCTCGGTGCGCGCGTGGTGCCGGTTTCGCATGGTTTGAAAACCCTGAAAGAAGCCGTCGACGCCGCGTTCGAAGCCTATTTGAAAGAATATAACGATGCGATTTATTGCATCGGATCGGTGGTCGGACCGCATCCGTTCCCCAAGATGGTGCGCGACTTCCAGATGGTGGTCGGAATCGAAGCTAAGGAACAATTTCAGGAGATGACGGGCATGCTGCCCGATGCCATCACCGCGTGTGTGGGCGGCGGTTCCAACGCGATGGGCTTGTTCACAGCGTTTTTACCCGAGCCGGTTGAGATCTACGGGGTTGAACCCATGGGTCGCGGGCTGGCTGTCGGCGATAACGCCGCGTCGATCACGCTGGGCAAAAAGGGTGTTCTGCACGGCTTTGAGAGCTATTTATTGCAGGATGAAAAAGGCGATCCGCAGCCGGTTTACTCAATTGCGAGCGGATTGGACTATCCGTCGGTCGGGCCGGAACATGCCTATCTGCACGACTGCGGACGGGTCAACTATGTCTCTGTCACGGATGACGAAGCGATGGAGGCGTTTTTCAACCTCTGCCGTCTGGAGGGTATTATCCCTGCCGTCGAGAGTTCGCACGCGCTGGCCTATGCGATGAAGTATGCCAAAGAACACGGAACGGGTTCGATTCTCGTCAACCTCTCGGGCCGCGGTGATAAGGACATTGATTTCGTGGAAGAGAAATACGGCTACGGGGATCAGTTTTTTAAATAGGCACTGTAGGGAATGGTCTTGACCATTCCGTTTGATAATTTGGATTACAATTCAAGACGGGAACATTTCCCCGTCTTGAGGGGGAGTTGCATGCATATAATTCCATACGAAAATTTTCTAATTAAAACTTCCAAAACAGCCGATGAAGTGTATGCAATTTTAGCGAATATTGCAGAGCCACGGAAATTTTTCAAGCAAGACAGAGAGAAACCGTTTTGCGGCAGTTTTTCGAAGGATAAATTTAAACTGATGCGGTGTATTCAGTATCGTAATTCGTCTCTTCCTGTTTTAAACGGTAAAATTTCTGCCGATGGTGAAGGGGTCAATATCGAAATCCGAGCGCGTATAGCGATTTATGCCTGCGTTTTTTACGGGATCGGCATGGCGTTTTTGTTATACGCAACGGTTTCGGGGTTGATCGAAAGGGAATGGACACTTTCTTTGATACCGTTCGGGATCGGCGTGGCTTTGTATTTGCTGGTTATGCTTCCGTTTGATACGGAGATCAAGGCGGCAAAGAAAAAGCTGAATGAATTTTTTGTTTGATAAGTTCAAGACGGGGGCACTGCCCCCGAACCCCCAGTAAGGGGGCTGTTACGGCCCCCTTACTAATCCCCCCGTTATTTGAAGTATTAGTTTTTCGCGCTCTGCGGAGTGCGATGAGAGGCTCTGCCCCTCAACCTCGCAACTTTTTGAAAAAAGTTGATTAAAACTTTCATGTTTAGAAAGGCATTTTTAATGACAGATTTTTTGCCGGTCAGCGCAAACGACTTAAAAAAACGCGGGTGGGACAACGTCGACTTCGCCTTCGTCATCGGCGATGCCTACGTCGACCATTCCTCTTTCGGACATGCCGTCATCAGCCGCGTGCTTGAACACGCCGGTTACCGCGTCGGTATCATTCCCCAACCCGACTGGAACGATCCGAAGAGCATCGACATCTTCGGTAAACCTCGGCTGGGCTTTTTGGTCATGAGCGGCAATATGGACAGCATGGTCAACCACTATACCGTCAACAAGACCCGCCGCGACCATGACGCCTACACCCCCGGCGGTACCGTCAGCAAGCGTCCCGACCGTGCACTGACCGTCTACTGCAACCTGATCCGGCACACCTATAAAGACGTCCCGATCATCATCGGCGGCATCGAGGCCAGCTTGCGCCGCATGTCGCATTACGACTTCTGGTCCGACAGCGTCCGCAGATCGGTTTTGCTTGACTGCGCGGCGGATTTACTGGTATACGGTATGGGTGAAAAGGCCATTGTCGAGGCTGCCGACGCGCTCAAAAACGGCGGCGATCTTACGCATATCCGTGGTACGGTCTACA carries:
- a CDS encoding glutamine synthetase III; this translates as MKPDYSSGGVPELFGSMVFGEDVMRERLPKDIYDSLQRTIQDGRELDITVANAVAAAMKDWALEKGATHFTHWFQPMTGITAEKHDSFISPRKDGKVLMEFSGKELIKGEPDASSFPSGGLRATFEARGYTAWDPTSYAFIKDDSLCIPTAFYSYGGQVLDKKTPLLRSMEALSRQSLRILKLFGMDDVKRVNVTVGPEQEYFLIDKEVWRKRRDLVLTGRTLFGAKSPKGQELEDHYFGVIKPRVMAFMQELNLELWKLGIYAKTEHNEVAPAQHELAPVFCGANNATDHNQLTMELMKKVADRHGMACLLQEKPFDGINGSGKHDNWSLMTGTGINLLDPGKKPQDNKRFLLFLCAVVEAVDKHQDLLRISVASAGNDHRLGANEAPPAIVSMFLGDELTGILEAIECGGIYDKCRPGDMDTGVNVLPNLKKDTTDRNRTSPLAFTGNKFEFRMPGAPQSIADPNTFLNTIVADVLAGYADRLEKAGDFEAEIDKLLNQAVREHKRIIFNGNSYAAEWVVEAEKRGLLNLRTAADAIPRLDDQKNIDLFARHKIFTESELHSRCEIMLDSYCKVLGIEAQTMLELAKRDILPAVNAYTRKLSETAAAKKEIGILAGEDCCVALCNKLSKLANQIYKATEELENAIADAPNGDLKKRAEYSRDRIIPAMTTLRSAADEAETLTDREFWPFPSYGDVLFSV
- the trpB gene encoding tryptophan synthase subunit beta, producing the protein MNYRDFDNYLKNFPDKDGRFGEYGGQYLPPELIPAFKEIDDAYETICRSAQFINELRRIRREFQGRPTPVYHCERLSRKFGHCQIYLKREDLNHTGAHKLNHCMGEGLLAKYMGKKKIIAETGAGQHGVALATAAAYFGLECDIYMGEVDIKKQAPNVTRMKMLGARVVPVSHGLKTLKEAVDAAFEAYLKEYNDAIYCIGSVVGPHPFPKMVRDFQMVVGIEAKEQFQEMTGMLPDAITACVGGGSNAMGLFTAFLPEPVEIYGVEPMGRGLAVGDNAASITLGKKGVLHGFESYLLQDEKGDPQPVYSIASGLDYPSVGPEHAYLHDCGRVNYVSVTDDEAMEAFFNLCRLEGIIPAVESSHALAYAMKYAKEHGTGSILVNLSGRGDKDIDFVEEKYGYGDQFFK